Proteins encoded in a region of the Coffea eugenioides isolate CCC68of chromosome 4, Ceug_1.0, whole genome shotgun sequence genome:
- the LOC113768915 gene encoding kunitz trypsin inhibitor 2-like — protein sequence MANTSVLFILSFLVIFSISTNFFSSAAEAPEPVLDVAGKMLRTYLNYYILPANVFRGRYRGGGLTLSGIGNDTCPAGVFQETSEQINGIPLTFFPVNQKKGVVRVSTDLNIKFDYPDTCDESPVWSVDNYVDPSADSFVNIGGAVGNPGPETLSSWFKIQKFGYHDYKLVFCPTVCSYCDVICKDVGITYQDGKRRLSLTTDYPHRVVFQRA from the coding sequence ATGGCGAACACGTCAGTACTCTTCATCCTTTCATTCCTTGTAATATTTTCTATTTCCACAAACTTCTTCTCTTCAGCTGCTGAAGCACCCGAGCCAGTGCTCGATGTAGCTGGAAAGATGCTTCGAACTTACCTCAACTACTACATACTACCAGCCAATGTCTTCCGGGGCAGATACAGAGGTGGAGGGCTTACACTATCCGGCATCGGCAATGACACTTGCCCAGctggtgtttttcaagaaacgTCTGAACAAATAAATGGCATCCCCTTGACATTTTTCCCTGTGAACCAGAAGAAAGGTGTGGTTCGTGTCTCCACAGACTTAAACATCAAATTCGATTATCCAGATACCTGTGACGAATCTCCAGTTTGGAGCGTTGATAATTATGTTGATCCATCGGCTGACAGCTTTGTGAACATTGGCGGAGCTGTTGGAAACCCTGGTCCTGAGACTTTAAGTAGTTGGttcaagattcaaaaatttGGCTATCATGATTACAAGCTTGTTTTTTGTCCCACAGTATGCAGCTATTGTGATGTTATTTGCAAAGATGTTGGCATAACATACCAGGATGGGAAAAGACGTTTGTCTCTGACAACTGATTATCCACACAGGGTCGTATTCCAGCGGGCATAA
- the LOC113768916 gene encoding miraculin-like, whose translation MITPKVQREEPAAAESVQPAAVFGVDGKEVRTDLFYYIRPANNRGKDRGGGLGLRSIGNDSCPLVVIQETIELRDGLPLTFSPAVAPKDNVVRVSTDLNIQVAFPDTCNQPTVWRVDVSDKSKGRKFVNLGGVIGNPGPETLGNWFKIEKVGDHGNKYKLVYCPTICSYCKVNCKNLGIVYQNGLRRLALSHRPFKIIFTQA comes from the exons ATGATTACTCCAAAAGTCCAAAGAGAAGAGCCAG CTGCTGCTGAATCAGTCCAGCCAGCAGCGGTTTTTGGTGTAGATGGGAAGGAGGTTCGGACAGACCTCTTCTACTACATCCGACCAGCCAACAACCGCGGCAAAGATAGAGGAGGAGGGCTCGGGCTGCGCAGCATTGGCAACGACAGTTGTCCACTTGTCGTAATCCAGGAAACAATCGAGCTCAGAGATGGCCTGCCGCTGACATTTTCACCGGCCGTGGCCCCTAAGGATAATGTGGTACGCGTCTCAACTGATCTCAACATCCAAGTTGCATTTCCGGATACATGTAACCAGCCTACTGTTTGGAGAGTTGATGTTTCCGATAAATCTAAAGGAAGGAAGTTTGTGAATCTTGGTGGGGTGATTGGAAATCCGGGGCCTGAGACTCTAGGCAACTGGTTCAAGATTGAAAAGGTTGGAGATCATGGGAACAAGTATAAGCTTGTCTATTGTCCAACAATATGCAGCTATTGCAAAGTTAATTGTAAGAATCTTGGGATCGTTTATCAGAACGGGCTAAGACGTTTGGCTCTGAGTCATAGACCTTTCAAGATCATATTCACTCAAGCGTGA